One part of the Vicia villosa cultivar HV-30 ecotype Madison, WI linkage group LG6, Vvil1.0, whole genome shotgun sequence genome encodes these proteins:
- the LOC131608729 gene encoding T-complex protein 1 subunit zeta 2: MSIRMLNPNAEVLNKSEALHMNINAAKGLQDVLKSNLGPKGTIKMLVGGSGDIKLTKDGNTLLKEMQIQNPTAIMIARAAVAQDDISGDGTTSTVLFIGELMRQSERYIDDGMHPRVLVDGFEIAKRATLQFLEKFKTPVVMGNEPDKEILKMVARTTVRTKLYEALADQLTNIVVDAVLCIRKPEEAIDLFMVEIMHMRQKFDVDTRLVEGLVLDHGSRHPDMKRRAENCHILTCNVSLEYEKSEINSGFFYSNAEQREAMVIAERRQVDEKVKKIIELKRKVCADNDSSFVVINQKGIDPPSLDMLAREGIIALRRAKRRNMERLVLACGGEAVNSVEDLTPESLGWAGLVYEHVLGEDKYTFVENVKNPFSCTILIKGPNDHTIAQIKDAVRDGLRSVKNTIEDESVVLGAGAFEVAARQHLINEVKKTVQGRAQLGVEAFADALLVVPKTLAENSGLDTQDAVIALTGDHDRGNIVGLNLNTGEPIDPQMEGIFDNYSVKRQIINSGPVITSQLLLVDEVMRAGRNMRKPT; this comes from the exons ATGTCTATACGAATGTTGAACCCTAACGCTGAAGTTCTGAACAAATCGGAGGCACTTCACATGAACATCAATGCCGCTAAGGGTTTGCAAGATGTTCTCAAATCCAATCTAGGTCCTAAAGGCACTATCAAAAT GCTTGTTGGTGGTTCTGGTGATATCAAACTCACTAAAGATGGCAAcactctcttgaaagaaatg CAAATTCAGAATCCGACTGCTATTATGATTGCTAGGGCGGCGGTTGCACAGGATGACATTAGTGGAGATGGCACAACTTCTACTGTCCTCTTCATTGGGGAACTTATGAGACAATCTGAGCGTTACATTGATGATG GTATGCATCCACGTGTATTGGTTGATGGTTTTGAAATTGCAAAGAGAGCAACTCTACAATTTCTTGAGAAGTTTAAGACTCCTGTTGTCATGGGTAACGAGCCTGACAAAGAGATTCTCAAGATGGTAGCAAGAACAACAGTGAGGACAAAG TTGTATGAGGCACTTGCTGATCAATTGACAAATATAGTTGTTGATGCG GTTTTATGCATCCGTAAGCCTGAGGAAGCAATTGATCTGTTTATGGTTGAGATTATGCATATGCGGCAAAAGTTTGATGTCGACACACGTTTG GTTGAGGGTCTTGTCCTTGATCATGGTTCTCGACACCCTGATATGAAGCGACGTGCAGAGAACTGTCATATCTTGACATGCAATGTATCTCTAGAATACGAAAAGAG TGAAATAAATTCAGGTTTTTTCTACTCAAATGCAGAACAGAGAGAGGCCATGGTTATAGCTGAAAGGCGTCAGGTTGatgaaaaagttaaaaaaatcatTGAACTGAAAAGGAAG GTCTGTGCTGATAATGATAGCAGTTTTGTTGTCATCAACCAAAAAGGAATTGATCCCCCATCATTGGACATGCTTGCAAGAGAAGGC ATAATTGCCCTACGCCGAGCAAAGAGGAGAAACATGGAAAGATTGGTTTTGGCCTGTGGAGGAGAGGCTGTAAACTCTGTAGAAGACTTGACTCCTGAATCTCTAGGTTGGGCAGGATTGGTATATGAACATGTCCTTGGTGAAGATAAATATACATTTGTGGAGAATGTGAAGAACCCCTTTTCTTGCACAATCTTGATTAAAG GTCCTAATGACCATACAATAGCTCAGATTAAAGACGCTGTCCGTGATGGTTTGAGGTCAGTAAAGAATACCATTGAAGATGAATCTGTTGTCTTG GGGGCTGGTGCATTTGAAGTTGCTGCTAGACAACATCTGATAAACGAAGTTAAGAAAACTGTTCAAGGG CGTGCACAACTTGGTGTTGAGGCTTTTGCTGATGCACTTCTTGTGGTGCCTAAGACACTTGCTGAAAACTCCGGGCTTGACACGCAAGATGCGGTTATTGCGCTTACG GGAGATCATGACAGAGGGAATATTGTTGGTTTGAACCTAAACACCGGAGAACCTATAGACCCTCAAATGGAGGGTATTTTTGACAACTATTCTGTGAAGCGCCAAATCATAAACTCGGG GCCAGTTATAACATCTCAATTGCTATTGGTGGATGAAGTAATGCGTGCTGGGCGTAACATGAGGAAGCCAACTTAG
- the LOC131608730 gene encoding 2-alkenal reductase (NADP(+)-dependent)-like has protein sequence MANSNSEVQNKQVIFKGYIDGVPKQTDMELQLSNIQLNQQLPPQSLLVKNLYLSCDPYMRGRMRDFHGSYIHPFVPSQPLEGFGVSKVIASDNPNFKAGDFISGLTGWEEYSIISITKALQLRKIEPDDHIPLSFHLGLLGMPGLTAYAGFYEVCTPKSGEYVFVSAASGAVGQLVGQLAKLHGCYVVGSAGSKEKVELLKEKLGFDEAFNYKEELDLDAALKRHFPQGIDIYFDNVGGDMLDAVLLNMKIHGRIAVCGMISQSSVSNPKGIHNLSSLIYKRIRMEGFLQSDYLHLFPKFLEQVSSFYKQGKIVYFEDMNEGLESASAAFVGLFHGKNVGKQVIRVAHE, from the exons ATGGCAAACTCAAATTCAGAAGTTCAAAACAAGCAGGTGATATTCAAAGGCTACATCGATGGAGTTCCCAAACAAACTGACATGGAACTTCAACTTTCAAATATTCAACTTAATCAACAACTTCCGCCACAATCGCTTCTCGTCAAGAATCTCTATCTCTCTTGCGATCCGTATATGCGTGGTCGTATGCGTGATTTTCACGGATCTTACATTCATCCCTTCGTTCCTTCACAG CCACTTGAAGGATTTGGTGTGTCCAAAGTAATAGCATCTGATAATCCAAATTTCAAAGCTGGTGATTTCATTTCCGGGTTAACTGGCTGGGAGGAATACAGCATCATCAGTATCACTAAAGCACTGCAGTTGAGAAAAATCGAGCCTGATGACCACATTCCTCTTTCCTTCCATCTTGGTCTTCTAG GAATGCCGGGTTTAACTGCTTATGCCGGATTTTATGAGGTGTGTACCCCAAAAAGTGGCGAATATGTTTTCGTATCTGCAGCATCTGGTGCTGTGGGTCAACTTGTTGGCCAGCTTGCAAAGTTGCATGGCTGTTATGTTGTTGGAAGTGCTGGCTCAAAAGAAAAG GTTGAACTTCTAAAGGAGAAGCTTGGATTCGACGAAGCTTTTAACTATAAAGAAGAATTGGACTTGGATGCAGCTCTAAAAAG GCATTTTCCACAAGGCATTGACATCTACTTTGATAATGTGGGTGGTGACATGCTTGATGCAGTCCTTCTTAACATGAAGATTCATGGTAGAATTGCAGTTTGTGGAATGATTTCTCAGTCAAGCGTTTCCAATCCCAAAGGAATTCACAATTTATCCTCTCTCATTTATAAGCGCATAAGAATGGAGGGTTTCTTGCAAAGCGATTACTTGCACTTGTTCCCAAAATTCTTGGAACAGGTTTCAAGTTTCTATAAACAAGGAAAGATTGTGTATTTTGAAGACATGAATGAAGGCTTGGAAAGTGCTTCTGCTGCTTTTGTTGGACTTTTCCACGGCAAGAACGTCGGTAAGCAAGTCATTCGCGTTGCACATGAATGA
- the LOC131608728 gene encoding glycine--tRNA ligase, mitochondrial 1-like, protein MLLLSHLRAISKAATKPLSFPTFTKSLSLSLPFSSMASTEETLRQALAFKLSAVEIQGNTVRSLKASSAPKPDIDAAVQALNALKLEKTSIEKSLQSLLSGSDSREAFRQSVVNTLERRLFYIPSFKIYRGVAGLYDYGPPGCAVKSNVLSFWRQHFVLEENMLEVDCPCVTPEIVLKASGHVEKFTDLMVKDEKTGTCYRADHLLKDYCNEKLQKDLTLSADKAAELKHVLAMLDDFSSQELGAKIKEYGITAPETKNPLSDPYPFNLMFQTSIGPSGLASGFMRPETAQGIFVNFKDLYYYNGNKLPFAAAQIGQAFRNEISPRQGLLRVREFTLAEIEHFVDPEDKSHPKYAEVADLEFFMFPREEQMSGQSAKRLRLGEAVSKGIVNNETLGYFIGRVYLFLTHLGIDKDRLRFRQHLANEMAHYAADCWDAEIECSYGWIECVGIADRSAYDLRAHSEKSGVALVAHEKFSEPKEVEKLVITPIKKELGLAFKGNQKKVVEALEAMNEKEALNLKAALESKGEVEFEVCTLGKTVTINKNMVTIHKEIKKEHQRVFTPSVIEPSFGIGRIIYCLFEHAFYTRASKAGDEQLNVFRFPALVAPIKCTVFPLVQNQKYEEVAKLISKSLTAAGISHKIDITGTSIGKRYARTDELGVPFAVTVDSTTSVTIRERDSKDQVRVDVENAASVIREVSEGQRTWENVWANFPHHSSTAADE, encoded by the exons ATGTTACTACTTTCACACTTAAGAGCAATATCCAAAGCCGCCACAAAACCTCTCTCATTTCCCACATTCACAAAATCTctatctctttctcttccatttTCCTCAATGGCCTCCACCGAAGAAACCCTCCGCCAAGCCCTAGCCTTCAAACTCTCCGCCGTCGAAATCCAAGGCAACACCGTCCGTTCACTCAAAGCCTCCTCCGCACCTAAGCCTGACATCGACGCCGCCGTTCAAGCCCTAAACGCTCTCAAGCTCGAGAAAACCTCGATCGAGAAATCGCTTCAGTCGCTTCTCTCCGGCTCCGATTCGCGTGAAGCGTTTCGTCAATCCGTTGTTAATACGCTTGAGCGGCGGTTGTTTTATATTCCGTCGTTTAAGATTTATCGCGGTGTTGCTGGTTTGTACGATTATGGTCCTCCAGGTTGCGCCGTTAAATCGAATGTTCTCTCGTTCTGGCGTCAG CATTTTGTTTTGGAGGAAAACATGCTTGAGGTTGATTGTCCATGTGTGACGCCGGAGATTGTTCTGAAAGCTTCTGGCCACGTGGAGAAATTCACTGATCTCATGGTTAAGGACGAGAAAACTGGAACATGTTACCGTGCTGATCACTTGCTCAAGGACTACTGCAATGAGAAGCTTCAAAAGGATCTCACATTGTCAGCAGACAAAGCTGCAGAGCTCAAACACGTGCTTGCCATGCTGGACGATTTCTCATCTCAAGAACTTGGTGCTAAGATAAAGGAGTATGGTATCACAGCTCCTGAAACCAAGAATCCACTGTCTGATCCTTACCCTTTCAATTTGATGTTTCAAACTTCAATTGGTCCATCTGGCTTAGCTTCTGG GTTTATGCGTCCAGAAACTGCACAAGGCATATTTGTTAATTTCAAGGACTTGTACTATTATAATGGAAACAAGCTACCCTTTGCTGCTGCACAAATTGGACAGGCTTTTAGAAATGAG ATATCTCCCCGTCAAGGTCTTCTCAGAGTCCGTGAATTCACCTTGGCAGAAATTGAGCACTTTGTTGACCCTGAAGACAAGTCTCATCCTAAGTATGCCGAAGTTGCTGACTTGGAGTTTTTCATGTTCCCTAGGGAGGAACAGATGTCTGGTCAGTCTGCAAAGAGACTCCGTCTCGGTGAAGCTGTTTCAAAG GGTATTGTCAATAATGAGACTCTTGGTTATTTCATTGGGAGAGTATATCTCTTCTTGACGCATCTCGGTATAGACAAAGACCGTTTGAGATTTAGGCAGCATCTTGCCAATGAGATGGCCCATTATGCCGCTGACTGTTGGGATGCTGAGATTGAGTGTTCTTATGGTTGGATTGAGTGTGTTGGCATTGCGGATAGATCTGCATATGATTTGCGTGCCCACTCG GAGAAAAGTGGTGTTGCACTGGTGGCTCATGAAAAATTTTCAGAACCCAAGGAAGTGGAG AAATTAGTTATAACTCCCATAAAGAAAGAATTGGGCCTGGCATTCAAGGGTAATCAGAAGAAGGTGGTTGAAGCACTTGAG GCAATGAATGAGAAAGAAGCATTGAATTTGAAGGCTGCACTGGAATCAAAAGGCGAGGTTGAGTTTGAAGTGTGTACACTTGGGAAAACTGTAACTATTAACAAGAATATGGTGACAATTCACAAGGAGATAAAGAAAGAGCATCAGAGAGTTTTCACACCATCTGTAATTGAACCATCCTTTGGGATTGGACGGATAATATATTGTCTATTTGAGCATGCTTTCTATACTAGAGCAAGTAAAGCCGGGGATGAACAGTTAAATGTATTTCGCTTTCCTGCACTTGTGGCTCCTATTAAGTGCACAGTTTTCCCTCTGGTTCAAAATCAGAAGTATGAAGAGGTTGCCAAATTAATTTCCAAGTCGTTGACTGCTGCTGGAATTTCGCATAAGATTGACATTACAG GTACATCAATAGGGAAACGGTATGCAAGAACAGATGAACTTGGTGTTCCCTTTGCTGTCACTGTGGATTCAACAACGTCGGTGACTATTCGGGAGAGGGACAGCAAAGATCAAGTACGTGTTGATGTGGAAAATGCTGCCTCTGTTATTAGGGAAGTATCTGAAGGCCAGAGGACATGGGAAAATGTGTGGGCTAATTTTCCTCACCACTCCTCCACAGCTGCGGACGAATGA